One region of Hydrogenobaculum sp. Y04AAS1 genomic DNA includes:
- the map gene encoding type I methionyl aminopeptidase — MIELYSKSEIEKIKKACQIVSDVLKYIASMVKPGVITYDLEMAAREKTKELGGIPAFLNYQPPFSKKKYPAALCVSINDEVVHGIPSKTKKIKDGDFVSLDFGAIYDGYAGDAAMTIGVGNISLENRKLIEATKKALYEAIAQCKPGNYLYNISKSIETVAKEYGFGVVCEYGGHGIGRNSHEEPFVANCTEVITSKMNAQLRPGMVIAIEPMFTTGNGAVYKSNDGWTVKAKGKYACHFEHTVAILEDGPVVLTEW; from the coding sequence ATGATAGAGCTTTATTCAAAATCTGAGATAGAAAAGATAAAAAAAGCTTGTCAAATAGTTAGTGATGTGCTAAAATATATAGCTTCTATGGTAAAACCAGGAGTTATAACTTACGATTTGGAAATGGCAGCTAGAGAAAAGACTAAAGAGCTTGGTGGTATACCGGCTTTTTTGAATTATCAACCGCCATTTTCCAAAAAAAAATACCCGGCTGCTTTGTGTGTTTCTATAAACGATGAAGTAGTGCACGGTATTCCATCAAAAACAAAAAAGATAAAGGATGGTGACTTTGTAAGTCTTGATTTTGGCGCTATATACGATGGTTATGCAGGTGATGCGGCCATGACGATAGGGGTTGGTAATATTTCTTTAGAAAATCGGAAACTTATTGAGGCTACAAAAAAGGCGTTATATGAGGCTATCGCACAATGTAAACCGGGAAACTACCTTTATAATATATCTAAAAGCATAGAAACCGTAGCAAAAGAGTATGGTTTTGGTGTAGTGTGCGAATACGGTGGTCATGGAATAGGTAGAAACAGCCATGAGGAACCTTTTGTAGCCAATTGTACAGAGGTTATTACTTCTAAAATGAACGCACAGTTAAGGCCTGGTATGGTGATAGCTATAGAACCTATGTTTACCACTGGTAATGGCGCTGTTTATAAATCAAACGATGGTTGGACTGTAAAAGCAAAAGGTAAGTACGCTTGTCACTTCGAGCATACGGTAGCTATACTTGAAGACGGTCCTGTAGTGTTAACGGAGTGGTGA